The Williamsia sp. DF01-3 genome has a window encoding:
- a CDS encoding LLM class F420-dependent oxidoreductase, with amino-acid sequence MSTPIQIAVQLQPQHAADYNNIRDAVRRAEDAGVDVAFNWDHFYPLYGEPDGAHFECWTMLAAWAEQTSRIQLGALVTCNSYRNPDLLADMSRTVDHISGGRLILGIGSGWFERDYTEYGYDFGTKGSRLDALGEALPRIKNRFAKLNPAPVREIPILIGGGGEKKTLKFVAQHAHYWHSFVDLETYRHKSQVLADHCATVGRDPGEIAHSAELSQAGGLDEAVKLADSLADEGVSLFTVGVNGPDYDISLATELCKWRDRRNG; translated from the coding sequence ATGAGCACACCAATTCAGATCGCAGTCCAGCTACAGCCACAGCACGCGGCCGACTACAACAACATTCGTGACGCGGTTCGCCGCGCCGAAGACGCCGGTGTCGATGTCGCGTTCAACTGGGACCACTTCTACCCGCTCTACGGTGAGCCGGACGGTGCACACTTCGAATGCTGGACGATGCTCGCGGCGTGGGCCGAGCAGACCTCGCGCATCCAGCTCGGCGCTCTGGTCACCTGCAACAGCTACCGCAACCCGGATCTGCTGGCCGACATGTCCCGCACCGTCGACCACATCTCGGGTGGCCGGCTGATCCTCGGTATCGGCTCGGGTTGGTTCGAACGCGACTACACCGAGTACGGGTACGACTTCGGGACCAAGGGAAGCCGCTTGGACGCCCTCGGTGAGGCACTGCCCCGGATCAAGAACCGGTTCGCGAAGCTCAACCCGGCGCCCGTTCGCGAGATCCCGATCCTGATCGGTGGTGGCGGCGAGAAAAAGACGCTCAAGTTCGTCGCCCAGCACGCTCACTACTGGCACTCGTTCGTCGACCTGGAGACCTACCGGCACAAGTCGCAGGTACTGGCCGACCACTGCGCAACTGTCGGTCGCGACCCCGGTGAGATCGCCCACTCGGCGGAGCTGTCGCAGGCAGGCGGTCTCGACGAAGCCGTGAAGCTCGCCGACAGTCTCGCCGACGAGGGCGTTTCCCTGTTCACGGTCGGTGTCAACGGCCCCGACTACGACATCTCGCTGGCCACCGAACTGTGCAAGTGGCGTGACCGCCGGAACGGATAG
- a CDS encoding NAD(P)/FAD-dependent oxidoreductase yields the protein MRADGYDAVVVGSGPNGLSAAVTLAKAGHKVLVLESHPTIGGGTRTSELTEPGFWHDMCSVVHPTGLASPAFNSMDLGRYGLEWLDPEVQLSQVFGDGTALPLFRDLARTQETLGRDAAAWGATLGFAAKHSQDLISDFFGPFRIPRHLLVAARFGPQALLSADAFNKIMFRDPRTRTLFAAIATHVVRPTSGVATASFGLILGMLAHAGGWPIARGGSQSIADALAGALKAHGGEIRTDHPVRSFDDMPDTRLKFFDIDPTQFSRIMGDRLPTRYRSRLAKYRYGPGSFKIDYALSEPIPWNDPYTVKSATFHIASDDQQIRQNEEDVKAGRHPERPNLIGGTPSVIDPSRAPDGKHVAWAYCHVPHGSDVDMTEAVEAQIERCAPGFKDVIIARHSMTAKQLSVYNPNYVGGDINSGVSDLRQLFTRPVVARVPYETPVDGVYLCSSSTPPGGGVHGMCGMHAAQAAIRRHG from the coding sequence GTGAGGGCGGATGGTTACGACGCGGTGGTGGTCGGATCAGGACCCAACGGTTTGTCGGCAGCGGTCACACTCGCCAAGGCCGGCCACAAGGTTCTGGTACTCGAATCTCATCCGACGATCGGTGGGGGAACCCGGACGAGCGAACTGACCGAACCCGGTTTCTGGCACGACATGTGTTCGGTGGTGCACCCGACCGGATTGGCCTCGCCGGCATTCAATTCGATGGATCTGGGCCGGTATGGGCTGGAATGGCTCGACCCCGAGGTACAGCTGTCGCAGGTGTTCGGAGACGGCACCGCCCTGCCGCTGTTCCGGGATCTCGCGCGTACCCAGGAGACGCTCGGCCGTGACGCCGCCGCATGGGGCGCGACCCTCGGGTTTGCCGCGAAACATTCGCAGGACCTGATCAGCGACTTCTTCGGACCGTTCCGGATCCCGCGCCACCTGTTGGTGGCGGCCAGGTTCGGACCGCAGGCGCTGCTGAGTGCAGACGCGTTCAACAAGATCATGTTCCGCGACCCACGCACCCGTACGTTGTTCGCGGCCATCGCAACTCACGTGGTCCGGCCCACCAGCGGGGTGGCCACGGCGTCGTTCGGGTTGATACTCGGGATGCTCGCGCACGCGGGCGGATGGCCGATCGCGCGAGGCGGGAGTCAGTCGATCGCCGATGCCCTTGCCGGCGCGCTCAAAGCTCACGGTGGCGAGATCCGAACCGATCATCCGGTGCGGAGTTTCGACGACATGCCCGACACCCGCCTGAAGTTCTTCGACATCGACCCGACCCAGTTCAGCAGGATCATGGGCGACCGTCTGCCGACCCGGTACCGCAGCCGCCTGGCCAAATACCGTTATGGCCCAGGGTCGTTCAAGATCGACTACGCACTGAGTGAACCGATCCCGTGGAACGACCCCTACACCGTGAAGTCGGCGACCTTCCATATCGCCTCGGACGACCAGCAGATCAGGCAGAACGAAGAGGACGTGAAGGCAGGACGCCATCCGGAGCGTCCCAATCTCATCGGCGGGACGCCCAGCGTGATCGACCCATCACGTGCTCCGGACGGCAAACACGTCGCCTGGGCGTATTGCCATGTGCCTCATGGCTCTGACGTCGACATGACCGAAGCGGTGGAAGCGCAGATCGAACGCTGCGCCCCAGGGTTCAAGGACGTGATCATCGCCAGGCACAGCATGACGGCCAAGCAGCTCTCGGTCTACAACCCGAACTACGTAGGCGGCGACATCAATTCGGGTGTGTCCGATTTGCGGCAATTGTTCACGCGACCCGTGGTTGCGCGCGTGCCGTACGAAACCCCCGTGGACGGGGTCTATCTGTGCTCGTCGTCCACCCCTCCCGGTGGCGGCGTCCACGGAATGTGTGGCATGCATGCCGCGCAGGCCGCGATTCGTCGGCACGGTTGA
- a CDS encoding PhoX family phosphatase translates to MRVPLAIFDKHAGASKRSRVTCHYKCGDACWHEPPNTSDNEYFRDIARNAVSRRSVLRGSAAAVVAVGATSALAACGDDSKSTAQPSSAVEVTGTGNGNGMNFVPVAPNTEDALVIPDGYEQAVVIMWGDPVVPGAPAFDFDNQTPEAQEKQFGFNNDFAGLIPIEGQAGHYYLVVNQEYTSEEFMFKGYKPKEPTEQQARIAMAAHGITVVEVKSEDGSGKLTPVVGERNRRLTAMSPFTLTGPAAGSEFVKTNADPQGTTVLGTIGNCSGGLTPWGTMISGEENFNGYFTGASTVTDSTAKERLERYSFDDEDDFHQWGKYETRFDLAKEPNEANRFGYVVEVNPHDPNSTPVKHSSMGRLKHEGANIFVTDDGTVVAYTGDDERFEYIYKFVSSKKIQPGVGAAAMQHNMTILSNGTLYVAQLTGNQPDQIDGSGKLPSSGSFAGTGKWFPLLTVTDDGAESKVEGMTAQEVAVFTRLAADKVGATKMDRPEDIEPHPKTGKVYCALTNNDKRGTAGKAGVDEANPRNENKNGQVIEFTDDHAGTEFTWDLLLVCGDPAAADTYYGGFDKTKVSPISCPDNVAFDPHGNLWISTDGNALKNNDGLFAVALEGDNRGETKQFLTVPRGAETCGPIIDTDRIIVCVQHPGEEDEYSADKPYSNWPEGGDSQPRPSVVSVWKSGGQIGV, encoded by the coding sequence GTGAGAGTTCCACTTGCCATTTTTGATAAACACGCAGGCGCCTCGAAGCGCTCCCGCGTGACGTGCCACTACAAATGTGGCGACGCATGCTGGCATGAACCTCCCAATACCAGCGACAACGAGTACTTCCGGGACATCGCCCGTAACGCGGTCTCACGCCGCTCGGTACTGCGTGGTTCGGCCGCCGCAGTGGTCGCGGTGGGAGCCACCTCGGCCCTCGCCGCATGCGGTGACGACAGCAAGTCGACGGCACAACCGTCGAGTGCGGTGGAGGTCACCGGCACCGGCAACGGCAACGGGATGAACTTCGTCCCGGTCGCGCCGAACACCGAGGACGCGCTGGTCATCCCCGATGGGTATGAGCAGGCCGTGGTGATCATGTGGGGCGACCCGGTGGTCCCCGGGGCACCCGCGTTCGATTTCGACAACCAGACCCCTGAAGCGCAGGAAAAGCAGTTCGGGTTCAACAACGACTTCGCCGGACTGATCCCCATCGAGGGACAGGCGGGGCACTACTACCTGGTGGTCAACCAGGAGTACACCAGCGAAGAGTTCATGTTCAAGGGTTACAAGCCGAAGGAACCGACCGAGCAGCAAGCGCGGATCGCCATGGCTGCGCACGGCATCACCGTTGTCGAGGTGAAGAGCGAAGACGGGTCGGGTAAGTTGACTCCCGTTGTCGGCGAACGGAATCGACGCCTCACGGCGATGAGTCCGTTCACCCTGACCGGCCCGGCGGCAGGCAGTGAGTTCGTGAAGACCAACGCCGATCCCCAGGGGACCACGGTGCTCGGCACCATCGGCAACTGCTCCGGTGGTCTCACACCGTGGGGAACCATGATCTCCGGCGAAGAGAACTTCAACGGTTACTTCACCGGCGCGTCAACCGTCACCGACTCCACGGCGAAAGAGCGCCTCGAGCGGTACAGCTTCGACGATGAAGACGACTTCCATCAGTGGGGCAAGTACGAGACCCGGTTCGATCTGGCGAAAGAACCCAACGAGGCCAACCGATTCGGCTACGTCGTCGAGGTCAATCCACACGACCCCAACTCCACTCCGGTCAAGCATTCCTCGATGGGTCGCCTCAAGCACGAAGGCGCCAACATCTTTGTCACCGACGACGGCACCGTGGTCGCCTACACCGGTGACGACGAGCGCTTCGAGTACATCTACAAGTTCGTGTCCAGCAAGAAGATTCAGCCAGGCGTGGGTGCGGCAGCCATGCAGCACAACATGACAATCCTGTCGAACGGCACCCTGTACGTGGCCCAGTTGACCGGCAACCAGCCCGATCAGATCGACGGCAGCGGCAAGCTTCCTTCCTCGGGATCGTTTGCCGGAACGGGCAAATGGTTCCCGCTGCTCACCGTCACCGACGACGGCGCCGAGTCCAAGGTGGAGGGCATGACGGCCCAGGAGGTGGCAGTGTTCACCCGCCTGGCTGCCGACAAGGTCGGTGCCACCAAGATGGACCGTCCCGAAGACATCGAGCCACACCCCAAGACCGGCAAGGTCTACTGCGCGCTGACCAACAACGACAAGCGCGGCACGGCGGGCAAGGCCGGCGTCGACGAGGCCAATCCCCGGAACGAGAACAAGAACGGACAGGTCATCGAGTTCACCGATGACCATGCCGGTACGGAGTTCACCTGGGACCTGTTGCTGGTGTGTGGTGATCCGGCCGCCGCCGACACCTACTACGGCGGGTTCGACAAGACCAAGGTCAGCCCCATCTCGTGCCCGGACAACGTGGCCTTCGATCCACACGGGAACCTGTGGATCTCCACCGACGGCAACGCGCTGAAGAACAACGACGGACTGTTCGCCGTGGCACTCGAGGGCGACAACCGCGGCGAGACGAAGCAGTTCCTCACCGTGCCGAGAGGTGCCGAGACCTGCGGGCCGATCATCGACACCGACCGGATCATCGTGTGCGTACAACACCCCGGCGAAGAGGACGAGTACTCGGCCGACAAGCCGTACTCGAACTGGCCCGAAGGGGGCGATTCGCAGCCTCGCCCGTCGGTGGTCTCGGTGTGGAAGTCGGGCGGTCAGATCGGCGTCTGA
- a CDS encoding TetR/AcrR family transcriptional regulator, with amino-acid sequence MSTSTRRTRAESRVDKFGERQRELARSALATLAERGYANTSLRDIASNSDFTHGVLHYYFADKNELIIFGVREYKAECVTRYDAAIDGSENVDDLAKRFSAAMATSLTDEAPMHRLWYDMRAQSYFDEVFRPAVGEIEQGLEAMIWRMVTRHSEFTGRPPVLSPPVAYAIFDGLFQQALFRWFTGDQGSADALAAQVAAIIVAMTAKP; translated from the coding sequence ATGAGCACCTCAACCCGGAGGACGCGCGCAGAGAGTCGCGTGGACAAGTTCGGCGAACGGCAGCGAGAGCTTGCCCGGTCGGCGCTGGCCACTCTGGCGGAACGGGGTTATGCGAACACCAGTCTTCGCGACATCGCCAGCAACTCCGACTTCACCCACGGGGTGCTCCACTACTACTTCGCCGACAAGAACGAACTCATCATCTTCGGCGTCCGCGAGTACAAAGCCGAGTGTGTCACCAGGTACGACGCCGCTATCGACGGCTCCGAAAACGTCGATGACCTCGCCAAACGATTCTCCGCTGCCATGGCGACGAGCCTGACGGACGAGGCTCCGATGCACCGTCTCTGGTACGACATGCGGGCCCAGAGCTATTTCGACGAGGTCTTCCGGCCCGCTGTCGGCGAGATCGAACAGGGTCTGGAAGCGATGATCTGGCGAATGGTCACACGCCATTCCGAGTTCACCGGTCGACCCCCGGTGTTGAGTCCGCCGGTGGCCTACGCGATCTTCGACGGCCTGTTCCAGCAAGCACTCTTCCGGTGGTTCACCGGCGACCAGGGTTCCGCCGACGCCCTGGCCGCGCAGGTCGCCGCCATCATCGTCGCGATGACAGCCAAACCCTGA
- a CDS encoding alpha/beta fold hydrolase, giving the protein MHEPPAGAESISLTLPTVDLQAFAWGPVDGTLALCLHGFPDTAYTWRHLGPRLAEQGYRVIAPFGRGYAPSGLARDGDYHVGALMYDAVEIHRCLRADDQAVVVGHDWGALTSNGLAAFEGSPFRTVVSMAVPPIGAFTQVRSDPAAMAKLYARQAFLSWYTMFVQLPRLSERTLDKLIPLLWRRWSPGFDATEDLRYVFASLPTAAHRTAVLAYYRATLRPTRPAERYRSMQRAMTGEARTPTLYLHGADDGCMQAGFAERAGAVLPAGSDVRVVEAAGHFLHLEQPEVVGDLIIEFLA; this is encoded by the coding sequence ATGCATGAGCCACCTGCCGGAGCCGAGTCGATCTCACTGACGTTGCCGACCGTGGATCTGCAGGCGTTCGCCTGGGGGCCGGTAGACGGAACACTGGCGCTGTGCCTGCACGGGTTCCCTGATACCGCGTACACATGGCGGCACCTCGGACCGCGGCTGGCCGAGCAGGGCTACCGGGTGATCGCTCCGTTCGGCAGGGGATACGCGCCTTCCGGACTGGCCCGCGACGGCGATTACCACGTGGGCGCACTGATGTACGACGCCGTGGAGATCCACCGATGCCTGCGCGCCGATGATCAGGCCGTGGTGGTCGGGCACGACTGGGGTGCACTCACCTCGAATGGGCTTGCGGCCTTCGAAGGCTCACCGTTCCGCACTGTGGTGTCAATGGCGGTACCTCCGATCGGGGCATTCACCCAGGTGCGATCCGACCCCGCTGCGATGGCGAAATTGTATGCACGGCAAGCCTTTCTGAGCTGGTACACCATGTTCGTCCAATTGCCGCGCCTGTCTGAGCGGACATTGGACAAGCTCATCCCGCTGCTCTGGCGGAGATGGTCACCGGGATTCGACGCCACCGAGGACCTGCGGTACGTCTTCGCCTCGTTGCCCACCGCAGCGCATCGCACCGCGGTCTTGGCCTACTACCGGGCTACGCTGCGACCCACCCGGCCCGCAGAGCGGTACCGGTCGATGCAGAGGGCGATGACAGGCGAAGCGCGCACACCCACCCTCTACCTGCACGGTGCCGACGACGGATGTATGCAGGCCGGCTTCGCCGAACGGGCGGGTGCGGTTCTGCCTGCCGGCAGCGACGTCCGCGTTGTCGAGGCCGCCGGGCATTTCCTGCATCTCGAACAACCCGAGGTGGTCGGCGACCTGATCATCGAGTTCCTGGCGTGA
- a CDS encoding glycogen debranching protein has protein sequence MGYVGFTNTQLSARAAYLLRGNDLGTMTSAAPRLYPHMWSWDAAFVTVGLAPLSVERAVVEMDTLLSAQWGNGMIPHIVFANGRDGYFPGPARWECSQLAFNAPRAPHTSGITQPPVHAIAVQRILDHSRRQGRTTRSVAEEFLDRRWGDLVRWHRWLAHARDPQGRGRITLYHGWESGMDNSPRWDAAYENVKPGADLPPYTRADLSHGADASMRPSDVEYDRYLWLVHEMKMANYDDAVLPEVMSFAIEDVFVSAIFAVACDVLATIGEDYSKPRSDVRDLRAWADRYRAGVAAASSERNGAARDFDLRAGRWINTETIAMFAPLLCGGLPRDRERALLKLFEGPRFCGHPDLKYAVPPSTSPISADFKSREYWRGPVWPVMTWLFSWAFARRGWSERSARLREEGLRQAQDGSFAEYYEPFTGEPLGSMQQSWTAAAVLDWLD, from the coding sequence GTGGGATACGTCGGCTTCACCAACACGCAACTGTCGGCGCGCGCGGCCTATCTGCTGCGTGGCAATGATCTGGGCACCATGACCAGTGCGGCGCCGCGTCTGTATCCGCACATGTGGAGCTGGGATGCGGCTTTCGTCACGGTCGGCCTCGCGCCGCTCAGTGTGGAACGAGCGGTGGTCGAGATGGACACCCTGCTCTCGGCGCAGTGGGGCAACGGCATGATCCCGCACATCGTCTTCGCGAACGGCCGCGACGGGTACTTCCCGGGTCCGGCGCGATGGGAGTGTTCACAGCTCGCGTTCAACGCACCGCGGGCGCCGCACACCTCGGGCATCACCCAGCCGCCCGTCCACGCCATTGCGGTGCAACGCATCCTCGACCATTCCCGCCGCCAGGGCCGCACCACACGCTCGGTCGCCGAGGAGTTCCTCGACCGCAGATGGGGCGACCTCGTCCGGTGGCACCGATGGCTTGCGCATGCCCGGGATCCGCAGGGTCGCGGTCGCATCACGCTGTACCACGGCTGGGAATCGGGGATGGACAACTCGCCCCGCTGGGATGCCGCCTACGAGAACGTGAAGCCCGGGGCCGATCTGCCGCCGTACACCCGTGCCGACCTCTCTCACGGCGCCGACGCCTCGATGCGCCCATCCGACGTCGAGTACGACCGCTATCTGTGGCTGGTCCACGAGATGAAGATGGCGAACTACGACGATGCGGTGCTGCCCGAGGTGATGAGCTTTGCCATCGAAGACGTCTTCGTCAGCGCGATCTTCGCGGTGGCGTGTGACGTGCTCGCGACGATCGGCGAGGACTATTCGAAACCTCGCTCGGATGTCCGTGACCTGCGGGCCTGGGCGGATCGATACCGTGCCGGCGTCGCGGCGGCGTCCTCGGAACGCAACGGGGCCGCTCGCGACTTCGATTTGCGTGCGGGCCGCTGGATCAACACCGAGACCATCGCGATGTTTGCACCGCTGTTGTGTGGTGGCCTGCCGCGCGATCGTGAGCGTGCACTGCTCAAGCTCTTCGAAGGTCCTCGCTTCTGTGGTCACCCCGACCTCAAGTACGCGGTGCCGCCGTCGACCTCACCGATCTCGGCGGACTTCAAATCACGGGAGTACTGGCGCGGGCCCGTATGGCCGGTGATGACCTGGCTGTTCTCGTGGGCATTTGCCCGTCGCGGATGGTCGGAACGTTCGGCGCGGTTGCGCGAAGAAGGGCTGAGGCAGGCGCAAGACGGGTCGTTCGCCGAATATTATGAGCCGTTCACCGGAGAGCCGCTGGGTAGCATGCAGCAATCCTGGACCGCTGCAGCCGTTTTGGACTGGCTGGACTAG
- a CDS encoding SDR family oxidoreductase has protein sequence MPTALITGASRGLGASIARLLAPTHDLLLGGRPSTELDNIALQLDGATTWPVELTDADELAAATEAISELDVLVHNAGVISWGSIEDTPADEWRRVLEVNLIAAAELTRLLLPALRAARGHVVFINSGAGRHANPGWGVYAASKFGLRALADVIRAEEPSLRVTSIFPGRIDTDMQQELVAMEGGEYDATQFLLPDTVASAVVAAIHTPADAHPHEVVLKPTGRR, from the coding sequence ATGCCAACCGCGTTGATCACCGGGGCCAGTCGTGGTCTGGGCGCTTCCATCGCCCGTCTGCTCGCGCCCACTCACGACCTGTTGCTCGGCGGTCGCCCGTCGACCGAATTGGACAACATCGCACTGCAACTCGACGGGGCCACCACCTGGCCTGTCGAACTCACCGACGCCGACGAGCTCGCGGCCGCCACCGAGGCGATCAGCGAACTCGACGTCTTGGTGCACAACGCCGGTGTGATCAGCTGGGGTTCGATCGAAGACACACCGGCCGATGAATGGCGTCGCGTGCTCGAGGTCAACCTGATCGCCGCCGCCGAGTTGACCCGGCTCCTGCTGCCTGCGCTCCGTGCCGCGCGGGGGCACGTCGTGTTCATCAACTCGGGTGCCGGCCGACACGCCAATCCGGGGTGGGGCGTCTATGCCGCGAGCAAGTTCGGCCTACGCGCGCTGGCCGATGTGATTCGGGCTGAAGAACCATCGCTGCGGGTCACGTCGATCTTTCCCGGGCGCATCGACACCGACATGCAGCAGGAGTTGGTGGCGATGGAGGGCGGCGAGTACGACGCCACCCAGTTCTTGCTGCCCGACACGGTGGCGTCGGCGGTGGTGGCAGCCATCCACACGCCGGCCGACGCCCATCCCCATGAGGTGGTGCTCAAACCGACAGGTCGTCGCTGA
- a CDS encoding DUF3263 domain-containing protein, translated as MSLKPQQQQMVEFESHWYQFGGGPSDQIRERFGMPVRDFFAELNNIVDEEPPSSLNPHDVERMRGVIRRRLWLAS; from the coding sequence ATGTCGCTGAAACCCCAGCAGCAGCAAATGGTGGAGTTCGAGTCGCACTGGTACCAGTTCGGCGGTGGCCCGTCCGATCAGATCCGTGAGCGGTTCGGCATGCCCGTCCGGGACTTCTTCGCCGAATTGAACAACATCGTCGACGAAGAACCGCCGTCGTCGCTCAATCCGCACGATGTCGAACGGATGCGCGGAGTGATCCGACGCCGGCTCTGGCTCGCCAGCTGA
- a CDS encoding Fe-S protein: MDVLRNVVIWFHLIGFAVTFGGWAAEALARRFRTTAAMDYGLLVSLISGVVLALPWPAGVETNWPKVGLKLAILVVLGGVLGAGNAKQRRTGRPVPRPLFFAVGVLSLLAAGIGVIWR; encoded by the coding sequence GTGGACGTACTTCGTAACGTCGTGATCTGGTTTCATCTGATCGGGTTCGCCGTGACCTTCGGTGGCTGGGCGGCGGAGGCGCTGGCACGCCGTTTCAGGACCACCGCGGCGATGGACTACGGCTTGCTGGTCTCCTTGATCAGCGGGGTCGTGCTGGCTTTACCCTGGCCTGCCGGTGTGGAGACCAATTGGCCGAAGGTAGGCCTCAAACTCGCCATCCTCGTCGTCCTGGGTGGGGTTCTCGGTGCGGGGAACGCGAAGCAGCGACGCACGGGCCGTCCCGTCCCGCGGCCGCTCTTTTTCGCGGTGGGGGTGTTGTCCCTCTTGGCCGCCGGGATCGGTGTCATCTGGCGGTGA
- a CDS encoding MarR family winged helix-turn-helix transcriptional regulator — protein sequence MPEDDRSAEVTPTAAEGGIAPSSAAFVLIALGNRMRARVESRLAAEGIAIRHLSALGHLSRRPGISYSELARRASVTPQSMQATLNKLEAIGAVERTTTGGRGRTATLFVTEEGKRLLAVGYSWYAELDALLAEHLDMETLNDMMLPFMKLLRSLDSG from the coding sequence GTGCCGGAGGACGATCGGAGTGCCGAGGTGACTCCGACCGCCGCCGAGGGTGGCATCGCGCCCTCGAGTGCAGCCTTCGTCCTGATAGCCCTGGGCAACCGGATGCGCGCGCGGGTGGAGTCCCGCTTGGCGGCCGAAGGTATTGCCATTCGCCATTTGTCGGCTCTGGGCCACCTGTCACGGAGGCCCGGGATCTCCTACAGCGAGCTCGCACGCCGTGCGTCTGTGACCCCGCAAAGCATGCAGGCGACCTTGAACAAGCTGGAGGCGATCGGCGCCGTGGAGAGGACGACGACTGGCGGAAGGGGCCGCACAGCAACGCTCTTCGTGACCGAGGAAGGCAAAAGACTACTGGCCGTGGGCTACTCGTGGTACGCGGAGTTGGATGCCCTGCTCGCAGAACACCTCGACATGGAGACGTTGAACGACATGATGTTGCCGTTCATGAAACTCCTGCGGAGTCTCGACTCCGGGTGA
- a CDS encoding nuclear transport factor 2 family protein produces MPSVEEIKKVVESYVDLVANGKPEQVADLYAEGATVEDPIGADVRSTRESIVEFYGVIAAMDKTTAELHWSKIAGDTAVFEFTLITEAGGSAFKITPVDIMVFDDNCKITSMRAVWSQEDLQQV; encoded by the coding sequence ATGCCGAGTGTCGAGGAAATCAAGAAGGTCGTCGAGTCCTACGTGGACCTGGTGGCGAACGGCAAGCCAGAGCAGGTCGCCGATCTGTACGCAGAGGGCGCGACGGTCGAAGACCCGATCGGCGCCGACGTGCGCAGCACGCGCGAATCGATCGTGGAGTTCTATGGCGTGATCGCTGCGATGGACAAGACCACCGCTGAGCTGCATTGGTCCAAGATCGCCGGCGACACGGCAGTCTTCGAGTTCACCCTCATCACCGAGGCCGGCGGCTCCGCATTCAAGATCACGCCCGTGGACATCATGGTCTTCGATGACAACTGCAAGATCACCAGCATGCGTGCGGTGTGGAGCCAGGAAGACCTCCAGCAGGTCTAG
- the dps gene encoding DNA starvation/stationary phase protection protein Dps produces MTFTAPGLSDDATKKLVTVLQERLSAFNDLHLTLKHIHWNVVGANFIGVHEMIDPQVELARGYADTLAERIATLGGSPKGTAKAIEEDRSWNDYSVGRDTVQAHLGALDLVYVGVITSQREAIAVAGEIDPVTEDILIGQTAELEKFQWFVRAHLENASGELANAGASTEQGAADQSR; encoded by the coding sequence ATGACTTTTACCGCGCCTGGCCTCTCTGATGACGCCACAAAGAAACTGGTCACTGTCCTGCAGGAACGTCTCAGCGCGTTCAACGACCTCCATCTGACTCTGAAGCACATCCACTGGAACGTTGTCGGTGCCAACTTCATCGGCGTTCACGAAATGATCGATCCCCAGGTCGAACTCGCCCGCGGTTACGCCGACACGCTCGCCGAGCGCATCGCGACCCTGGGTGGCTCACCGAAGGGCACCGCCAAGGCGATCGAAGAGGATCGGTCCTGGAACGACTACTCGGTCGGTCGCGACACGGTACAGGCCCACCTCGGTGCCCTCGACCTCGTCTACGTCGGTGTGATCACCTCGCAGCGTGAGGCCATTGCCGTTGCGGGTGAGATCGACCCGGTCACCGAAGACATCCTGATCGGCCAGACCGCTGAACTGGAGAAGTTCCAGTGGTTCGTCCGTGCGCACCTCGAGAACGCTTCGGGAGAGCTGGCCAACGCCGGCGCAAGCACTGAGCAGGGCGCCGCCGACCAGAGTCGCTGA